CGCACCTGTGGGCAGACACCCAGGCTGACCGCCCAGGACCACCCCTTTTcttctggggctggggtgggctgggctgggggtgtgTGAGAGTGACTCGTGGGGTGAGGTGGGCAGGGCGACGGCACACATGGGGGCGCTGTGGGGCGGAGGGGGGTTAGCGGGAGCGCCCCCCAGCAGCTGTGACAAGCAGGGGGACCCTGAACTGGTGGGGGTGCGTGAAGGCTGGGGGGGTGGGCGCCGAGCCTCCGCGGGTCAGTGTGGAAAGGACGCACTGCTGGGCCGTGAGCAGTGCCCCCGGAATGCTGCCCGCCCACCTCCGCCCCACAGAGTCACTCTACCTGCGTGGAGTCCCAGGGCCTTCTGGACGGAGCCACCCCGGCTGACCCTTCTTGGGGCTCCTGCCTGAGGTCATCTTGCCCCAGAGTCACAGAAGAAGGTGTCAGCTCTGTGCCTCCAGGGGCCAGCGGGAGAGAGGCGGAGGCTCCAGGCTGCAGGGCGTCTCTGCTGGGGTCCTCAGCCCCGCGGGGAGCCGCCGTCTGAGGGAAGGAGGCGGGGGACGGCCCCGCACCCGGCCAGCCGTCCAAGCCTGCGGCTGCAGTGGCGGCCTCCACATCGGGCTCTCGAGGGGCCTCAGACTCGCCACCGCGCCCTGCGGCCGGCAGCACCGTGGGCCCCGCCCCGCGGACGGCCGCATCCTGACCCTTTAGGGTCACCGGGCTCAGGCTGACCCTGGGTGGGGACAGACCGGGCTCCATGCTGCTGCCCGCCTCCCCCCCTGAGGCCGCCTGGTCCCCTGACTCCTCGGGCCGGTGCTCAGCGGGCCTCGGGGCCCAGCTCCTGCCTGTTGGCGGGAAGCCGGGGGCCTGCCTTCGGGTGTCTTCCTGGGGTCTGGTCACCGGCAGcagctgctcctcctcctcctctccggGGGCCACATGCCAAGGTGGCCCCACCAAGTCCACCCCGGGCAGCGGGGAAGGGAGACTCGGTGTCTCTTGACTCTGGCCTGTGTTGTCCGTGGGACCCGCCTTCTCAGTCAGGTCTGGAAAAACGTAATCTGTGGACAGAGAGGGAGACTTCATTCCCGAGCTTCATCGTCCATGGAATTGGCgagcagatgataaaaacaacCAGGAGAGCCTCGGGGGGATAGTGGGAAGGTCGGTGGACAGTGGGTCACGTGGGAAGGGCATGGGAAACAGGCTGGACTGGAGGGGACAGGGCTGGGGGACGAGCCCCAAGCTGGCCCTCACTTCCTTCATGGGAGCGAAGTGGTACAACCCTGCCAGTGCATAAGGCCCACAGACCTGGGACGGCAGTCGTCTGCACCCGCCCAGGCAGCCGGCTCTCTGCGTCTCTCTGGCTCCTCATCTGCGCTCCCCCCTGAAAACCCATCACAACCCTTCACCCCTTTCCTAATGGGCTAGGTTGGGCATCTTCCAGGTGAGTCTGAGGACCCTCTCAGCACAGGTGATGACCACCATCCCTGACCAGCGCTCCTGCTCTGAACTGAACAATGCCAGGGGGGAGTAGACGGCAGAGGCTGAGCCTGGGTGTCCGGAGCCTTCCGGTGCTCTCAGCGCCACCGTCGGCGGGGAAGGAGCGCTTCGTCGTCGCCAGCCCCCAAGAACGGAGGCTTCCTGGAGACCAGGACATCTGTCTTCCCAACGAGATGTGAAAAGCACAGGCCAGTTTGTTTGGAAACTCATTCGAAATGTCAGAGTCTACATCTAGGTAGCAAGAGATATTGGCGGCCCCACTTTGTTTCAGAATAATAAACATCACGcacattgaaactccaactaaaaatcttaatttatctacttaaagaaagaaattttatggaagttaaaagtaataataaacatCAAAGTTCTGAAACTCCATAGAACCGGGGCTGGGAAGGGTCTACGGGGTGACTGGGCTGCTcagtctcctcctccccccagatTTCTGACAAAAGAGAGAACTGTTTTACACCATCAAAATAAAAGtctaaaaacagataaaatttcTGGTAGCATGGAAAGCAGATGAGCTCAGATAATCAGATAACCTCTCaaccaaaataaaaaggaaaggtcAGCAGTGGAAAAGGGAAGTTCTCACCATTAGAAACAGGAGAGAGAAGTGCTGTGGGCTTGGTGAGGACACTGAGCACAAAACTCAGGGAACAGAAGATGATATTCCAAGTTATCGTTAGCATCTCAGAAAGATATAGTAAACACACTGCGTCCCTAAAGTAAGAACAGGGTAACAAGAAAATCAAgtagtcttttaaaaagaaaaggtattggatttatttgcagggtagcaatggaaaaagagacatagagaacagacttatggacacaaggagaggggaggagagggtgagctgtgTGGCGAGAGTAACATGGAGACGTATATTACCATGCGTAAACCAGAGAGCCAACGGGAatctgctgtgtggctcagggaactcacacAGGGGCTGtgtcagcctagaggggtggggtgggagggaggctcagaagggaggggacGTTCGCAGACCTACGGCTGGTtcaggttgaggtttgacagaaatgaacaaaattgtggaaaacaattatccttcaattaaaatataaattaattaaaagaaaagttcttggaAACTAAAAATCATTTCAATGTATGTGAAATTTTGATAGAACAGCttgaaaaaagtcaaagaaaagtcATCAGagcaaaagcaaaaggaaaaataagctaAGGGATAAAGGCAATCAGTGTAGGTAGTATCTAGTTTATGTGATCTTCAACAAGACAGAAACATCCCAAGTCCAGGCCTCACAGAAGGAACCCTCAGGCTGGAAGGGACGTGAACAGGGAACAGTGGCAGGCTCACACCTAGCCTCACTCTCAGGACACGTCAGCTCTCAGAGAACAAATGGGCTACCTACAAAGGAACAAGGAACAGACTATCATCAAACTATCATCGAGCTTCTAATCAACAGCACTAGACTGCAAGAATGAAAAGTGTGCTCAAAATACTGAGGGAAGCTTATTTTGAACTGGGAATTTTATACCCAACCAAACTATCATTTAAATGTGATTACAAAATAAAGACGTTTTCATACACACAAAGTCTTAAAGGTTTTACTATCTACAGATTTGGAGAGAATTACATAAGGAAAAAAGTTCTCCaagaaatccaaaaagaagaCACAGGAAATCAAGAAACTACGAGGAATGTCATGAAATAAATTTCAGGACAGAAGCTGTACAGCAGGCGTAGAGAGCAAGCATTCAAATGAGAACAAAGATCCAGAGGGTTCCAAGAATTactattttcataagaaaaatttttattttttagatgctGAACGATCACTGAAAGTCCACAATGAGATTTAAATGAGTGAGCAAAACCGCCCACCCACCCCACCTTGTTACCTATACTCTCTGGAGCAGCAGAGACTCAGTAATTTAAGATCTACCCCTGCACCCTCGGTAGGGAAGCTGACCTGCGCCCGGTGAGGCCGGCTGGTGGGACAGAGCGCAGCAAGGACACCTACAGCGGCCATAAGACAGAGCAGTCCAGCACCCGCTTTACAAACGCTGAGGGACAGTCAAGACCCACAGGCCACAGGAGGAAAGCTGGATCCGGAAGGACGTGACTGAGACGGCAAAGCAGCTGTCCTCCGAGAGAAGGGCGAATCTAGTCCACAAAGGAGCTCTTTGAAGGAGGGATCATTAACATCCTCAGAGACAAAAAGGCAGCTACCAGGGTAAAACCAGCTACcagtaaacaaaacaaactacCAGTAAACAAACCAGTAAAAAAAACAGCTACCAGTAGAACCAGGGTGCATGTGCGCTAAGTCGCCTCattctgtccaactctgcgaccctatggaatacagctcgccaggctcctctgtccatgggaattctctaggcaaggatactggagtgggttgccatgcattccTACAGGGgctctctctgacccagggatcaaatccaggtctcttacatctcctgcactggcaagaggttctttaccactagcaccacctgggaagccccaaatcaaggGAAGAGAAGAATAGAACTGTCCTACTTCAATCTAAGTATGAATTTTATAACTGAcctgtttaaaacaaaaatgcaacaCAAAAACATGATTGAAATGGACTGGTTGACTACTTGGCAGGACTCTGTACAAGAGAATGTCAGATGGGTGCTTGGGCATAAAACATATAAAACTGCTTCCAATCGTGAGATCTCATTTctacccagagaaggcaatggcaacccactccagtactcttgcctgggaaatcccatggatggaggagcttggtaggctacagtctatggggtagtgaactgtcagacatgactgaatgactttactttcacttttcactttcatgcactggagaaagaaatggcaacccactccagtgttcttgcctggagaatcccagggacaggggagcctggtgggctgctgtctgtggggtcgcacagagtcagacacaactgacgtgacttagcagcagcagcatttctaCCCTGAGAGCAAAGCACAAGAATTAGATGAAGGAGGGGATCAAAGACAGCAGCAAAGAGTCAGGGGCTTGTCACAGTGGTTCAGGAGAGAAGGAGCTGATGCTAGTGCAAACGATGAGAGAGGGCCGGACGCAAGAGGCGGCCCAGGGCAGGACAGCTGGCCCACAGGAGGGTCGGCACtgcgcgggggggggggggggggggctgactGGGGAGGGAGCCACGCCATCAACAGAAGCGGTACCATCAGAAGCAAAGGGCGCTGGAAACAGCAGCTCGGACAAGGCCTGACGGGGCAGGTCAGCGAGGCGTGGCCCCGCACAGTCCACTGGGCAGAGCGTCCCCAAGGGGAGGCCTGAGCTGACACACCCTCTACTGCCCAACGCTGACACGTTTGTCCAGTTAACAGTGGGGCCCTCAGCTGCCCCGGGCTTCAGTTTTTCCTGTGACAAGAGAGGATGCCGAGACCTAGGATTTCTAAGGTTCTTTCTAGCCTGGAGAGTAAGCTTTGGAGAGAGTTTTGAAGAATGTGTCTTGAACCAGcagcattaaaaacaacaactctTTACCCCAAAGAAGAAAGATACAGGATTCATTAGGTTTCAAGCTGCCATGGCAAGCAGAGTGGTCTTCTGCACTCTGTGTCCCCAATACCCAACACAAAGCCACAGAGTAGGCAGCAGTGCAGCCTGCCTGCTAAGCTCCTAGGGCCCACCACCGCCTCCCGCACCTAGGAAGTCCCATGAGGGATCAGACCCCCAAGCACGATGCAGTCTCCTCTGCAAGCCGCGTCAGCTCCTCCCCTTTCCCTAAAGGTCTCCCTTTCAGACCGTCAATCCTGAGTCATCATTTCGGGACTTCTTTCTCAGTGAGTTGACTGTTTCTGAAGACTTTATCTACTTCCTCAACACAAAAGGCTCCCAGACTGACACCTCCCACCAagcctccagcccctcctctccGGTGACTTGACGAATCACTGACACTCACTTGTCCTTGACATCAGCagaattctcttttcctcttcctttacCACCTCTCGGCATCCGAAATTATTCACTGCCCTTTCACTGTGTGACTTCATCTCCACCGAGTATGACCTGTACGGCCATGGACACGGTACTTAACCTCCACACGTCTCCTTTCCCTCACCGTCAACCAAGAGCAGGACGCCGCACGCAGGTCTGTGGTCTGGGCTCACCCGGCGGCCCTGGGCACCGCTGACAGCACAAGCACTCCGCAGTCGTGGTTCTTCCACGAGCAGCGTCAAAGGAACGACCACACCGTTCACTTCACCACAGGGAAACGGGGTGTCGTGGACGTGTGCTCCCCAGGACGAGGAGGACGTGAGCACCTGAGTGACGGGTCAGAATGCAGGACAGAGGGTTGGGAGGCACAGGGCCTGGTGTAGTGACAAGACTGCGTGTGACCTGAACCGGGGAAGTGCCTGTCACACCAGAAAGGAGGACTGATGGGAGGCCCACCGGGACACAGACTCCAGACCAGAGATAAGACAGGGGTGACACATGAGCAGCTGCGGGGACTGGCCCTGGTGGAGTAAAAACAGGGGACCCAGGGAAGAGGGCAGTGACACTGGATCAAAATGTGAGTGCAGACTAGCGAAGAAACCAAGCTTTACCTAAGAGAACTGGGTCTGATTAACGGAGGAAGATAAGACGAGTATGACACTCCCACCAAAAACACTCACCCTGAATCTGCTTAAGGGGAAACACGAGACAAACCAAACCTGAGAAGGGgtctacaaaataactggcctgtctccttaaaaaaaaaaaatcaaaatcaaaatcatgaGAGACAGGCCTGAGTGTCCCAGAATAAAAGAAACGAAACACAGAAGAGGACTAAATGCAGTCCGTGATCCTGAACTAGACAGTGAAGGATTCATTATTTTCCTTGTGCTACTAAGgatgttgctgggaaaactggaaaagttTGAGTACACTTTGTAGTTAAATAGTATTGTATcaagcttccctgatgactcagcaggtcaagaatctacctgcaatacaggagttgcaggttcgattcctgggttggaaagatcctttcgaagggggcatggcaacccactccagtattcttgcctggaaaatctcgtggacagaggagcctggtgggctacagcccacagaggtgcaaagagctggacaccactgctTGCACGGCACAGGTTGTATCAATGTCTATTTGCTGATTCTGATTAACATACTATGGTGTGGCCAGAGAATGTCTTTGTTAGAAACACACACCGAAGTATTTAAGGGTCAAATGGGAATTTTGTCTGCAACATATTGTCAAGGGCTTATAGAAGAACTCTGTCACTATGtctataaaacacacacataagaaaacaaatgcagaaatatattaacaatgaagGATCTAACTGAAGCGTATGTGGATTTTTTCTTGTTGTCTGTAAATACAAGGTTAGCCACCAGAGGAAAAaaggcagagggcagggcaggccGTCCAGACTGTGAGTTTCAGAACTCCAAGAGGAAAGAGAGCAAAAGGGACATGAGACAGGTGAACGGTTCTCGGGGGAGGAAAGGGAGCATGTTTTCCACTCAGGAGTCCCCCAGAGGGACTCGGGTCAGCACACTGAGAGGCACAGGGAGGCCAGAGCAGGCGTCCTGCAGGGAGACGGGTAAAACGGCAacggagaaagaggagagggaaggaatgGGGGAGAGCGAAGACGGGGAGGAGGTttggcaggaggagggggagaggaggacagaggaaaggaggaggagggatcaGTAGGAGAAAAAGGGGAGCGGACAGGACACAGGGAGCAGACcagcaggaggagaggaaggagagaacaGTGAGAAGGGAAGAGGACTGCAAAGACGAAGGTGGACGAGAGAACCAATAAAACAGCAAGAGGGAGGGAATGGAACTCAGCCTCAGACACGTGTGACGGATGGACAGACTCCCAGAACACCAGTCTCCTGAGCACACTGACTCCTGGACACCACCATCTCCTGAGCACCGCTGACCAGTGGGCtgcaacatctgctggaccatcACAGTCTCCCGGACACCACTGTCTCCTGGACACCACCGTTCCTTGAGCACTCCTGTTTCCCACACGGCACCATCTCTTGCAAGCAGTCTCCAGGACTCCACAGCATCATAGTCTCCTGGAGCACCAACATCTCTTGGAGCACAACAGTCGCCTAGACACCACTTTCTCATGGAGCACCACTGTCTCCAAGACACCACTGTCTCCTGGGTCTGTTGTCCCTTGGAGCAGCAATGTTTCCTGAGCACCATCAGCTCCTGAGTTACCATTACCTCTAGGACGTCCCTGTCTCCTGTCTACACCGTCTCTTGGAGCAACTTCTCTCCTGGACGTAACTGTCACTTAAGCACCACTGGCTCCTAGACCCCACCCTCTCCTGCGCACCACTGTCTACCAGAGCAACATCATCTCCTGGGCACCGCAGTCACTTTGAGTACCACCTCTTCAACACCCCGGTCTCCTGGAGACCAAGGTTCCTAAGCACCGCTGTCTGCTGGGCAGCGGTCTAGCGAGCACCGCTGTCTCCTGGGCACCACTGTACTGAGCACCATTATCTCCTGAACCGACCTTCTCCTAAGcaccactgtctcccagagcaaCAAAATCATCTGAGCACTGTAGTCTACTGCAGAATCACACTCTCCTTGACACCACCATCTCCTGAGTGCCACTGTCTCCTGGATTCCACCATCTCTGGAGCACCACTGTCTCCTGAAACAACAATGTCTCCTGAGCACAAGAGTCTCCGAGAGCACCCTCACCTGGAGTACCACAGTCTTCTAAACACCACTGTCTCCTGTGCACCATCCTGGACACTACTGACCATGGGACAAATCCTCTCCCAGacaccaccatctcctggagcacAACTCTTATCTAGACACCACATTCTCTTGATCACCGACGTCTCCTGAGCACCATCATCTTCTAGAGTACTACGGTCTCCTGGACAATACCATCTCCTAGAGCAACCTGTCTCCTGGACACCTCCCTCACCTGTAGCACAACTGTCTTCTGGACATCAGTGTCTCCTGAGCACC
This genomic stretch from Muntiacus reevesi chromosome 4, mMunRee1.1, whole genome shotgun sequence harbors:
- the PODXL2 gene encoding podocalyxin-like protein 2: MRSQRDAESRLPGRVQTTAVPDYVFPDLTEKAGPTDNTGQSQETPSLPSPLPGVDLVGPPWHVAPGEEEEEQLLPVTRPQEDTRRQAPGFPPTGRSWAPRPAEHRPEESGDQAASGGEAGSSMEPGLSPPRVSLSPVTLKGQDAAVRGAGPTVLPAAGRGGESEAPREPDVEAATAAAGLDGWPGAGPSPASFPQTAAPRGAEDPSRDALQPGASASLPLAPGGTELTPSSVTLGQDDLRQEPQEGSAGVAPSRRPWDSTQVICKDWSNLAGKSYVVLNMTENLDCEAFRRHRGLQLLALVEGVLPRHGRGRHGAWHISLSKPSEKEQHLLMALVGEQGVVPTQDVLSMLGDVRRSLEEIGIQSYSTTSSCQARASAARSDYGTLFVVLVVIGALCLVIIALGLLYNCWQRRLPKLKHVSHGEELRFVENGCHDNPTLDVASDSQSEMQEKQSSLNGGGAVNGPGGWSALMGGKRDPEDSDVFEEDTHL